GACAACGCCGCGAAGTACAGCACCCCCGACGTTCCCCCCGCCGCCGGCGAGCCGCCGTCCCGGGTGATCGTCCGCCTGCGCGACGGCGTCCTCACGGTCACCGACAGCGGCCCCGGCATCGCCGAGGCCGACCTGCCGCACGTGTTCGACCGCTTCTACCGCTCCAGCGAAGCCCGCAGCCGCCCCGGCTCCGGCCTCGGCCTGGCCATCGTCAAACACGCGGCCGAACAGCACGGCGGCATGATCTACGCCCGCAACGCCCCCACCGGCGGAGCCCAGTTCACCCTCTGGCTCCCCCACGCCGCCACCCAGTCCCGCTGACCCCCACCACCCCACCGGGGTAGTGGAGGGCCTCGTACTACTCCTCTTTCCGGCCGGAGCGGCCTCAGCCCCCGAGGACCTCTCCGGCCGCATCACCGCGGGCCTCAGCCGGAAACTCCCTCTCTTCACAGCTTCGTCACAGAATCCTCAGCGGAAGCTCACGGAGTTCTTTGGCTGCTCTGACGGGATCTTCAGGGCTCTCTCAGGTCCGGCGCCCATGGTTGACCCATGACCGAGAACCAGCCGCACCAGCCGCAGAACCAGCCCGGGAACGACACCCCGGCCCAGGGTTCGACGTACGGGAACCAGGCTCCGCAGGGGACGCCACCGTCGTACGGCTCGAGTCCGCAGGAGCGTACTCAGCAGCTGCCGACGACCGGCTACGGCCAGCACGCGCAACAGCAGTACGCGCCGCAGGGCCAGGGGCGTTACCAAGGCGGTCAGTTCGGTACGACCGGGGCGCATCAGGGGGCGTCGCCGGGTACCAACTGGCCACCGCCGTTCGGCCCCCAGCCGCCGGCCCAGCCGGAGCGTCCCAAGCCCAAGCGGCGTGGGCTGGCTCTGGTGGCGCTGACCGCACTGCTGGTCGGGACCGCCGGCGGCGTGGGTGGTGCGGCTGTTTACTCGGCCACGAACGACTCCAGCGCGACCCCGTCGGTGACCGCCCCGCTGAACGGCGGGCAAGCGGCTCCGGCGTCCGCGCCGAACGGCTCGGTGCAGCAGGCCGCGGCCAAGGTGCTGCCGAGTGTGGTGAAGATCGCCTTCACCACCAACCAGGGCAGCGGTACGGGTTCGGGCATCGTGATCAGCAAGGACGGTCTGATCGTCACCAACAACCACGTGGTGGCGGGTGCCGGTCAGGGCGGCGAGCTGAGCGTGATCCTGAACGACGGCCGTACGGTCTCCGCGACCGTGGTCGGCACCGACCCCCTGACTGATCTCGCGGTGATCCGCGCCGACGCCAAGGACCTGACGCCCGCCGCCCTCGGTTCGAGCGGCAACCTGGCCGTCGGGCAGGGCGTGGTCGCGATCGGTTCGCCGTTCGGCCTCGACGCCACCGTGACCAGCGGCATCGTCTCGGCGCTCAACCGCCCGGTCACGTCGGGCGGGGAGAGCGAGAACGACAGCACGACAGTCTTTCCCGCAGTACAAACGGACGCCGCGATCAATCCGGGAAACTCCGGCGGCGCCCTGATCGACCTTGCCGGCCAGGTGGTCGGAATCAACAGCGCGATCAAAACCGCCGGAGGATCGGGACAATCCGAAGGCGGAAACATCGGCCTGGGCTTCGCAATCCCGATCGACCAGGCCAAGCCGATCATCGACGAGCTGGTGGCCAAGGGCAAGGCCACCCATGCGCGGCTCGGAGTGCAGGTCGGCAACGCGCAGTCTTCCGGCGGGCTCACTCAAGGAGCAACCCTCGGCAAGGTGACGTCCGGCGGTGCGGCGGACAAGGCCGGCCTGAAGAGCGGTGACGTGGTCACCGCGATCGACGGCAAGGCGATTGCGTCAGGGGACGCGTTGGTCGCCGCGGTCCGTTCGCACCGTCCGGACGATGAAGTGACGATCACCTACAACCGCTCCGGCCAGACCGGCCAGACGGCGAAGGCGAAGCTCGGCTCCGACAACGGCAACCCCACGGGGTGAACTCGGTGCCGGGGGCCCCTCCTCCCCCGGCACCCGAACCACGAACCGGGACTCCGACCGCCCACCGAGCGGCCGGAGTCCCGTTCTGTCGTCAACGGCCGGATCACCGATTCCACCTCCTCAGCTGTCGGCTTTCCGACATGTCGTAGCCGCCGGTTCTCCCAACGCCTACGGTGAAGAAACGAAAGGTCACTGCGTATTGGACTGAGGAGCGGCCATGAACCGACGGATCGGGACCGTGTTCGCGAGTGCGATGGCAGTCGGGGTGCTGCTCGCGTCGGCCGGGCTGGTGGCTCAGGCCGGCCCGTCGTCGGTCCAAGCAGCCTGTACGGCGGCCGCCTGGGCCGAGGGCGTCAGCTACCCGGCCGGCGCCACCGTGACCTACCAGAACCGTTCGTACGCCGCCCGCTCCGCGCACACCGCCCCACCCGGCTCCGGATGGAACCCGGTCGCGGCTCCCTCCCTCTGGCTCGACCAAGGCGCCTGCGACAGCACCCCGCCGACCACGCCGCCACCCGGCTCCGCGACCTGCGCGGTGAAGTCCCGCCCGGCCGGCAAGGTCCTGCACGGCTACTGGGAGAACTGGGACGGCGCCGCCAACGGCGTGCACCCGCCGTTCGGCTGGACGCCGATCACCGACGCCCGGATCGGCCAGCACGGCTACAACGTGATCAACGCGGCGTTCCCGGTGATCCTGTCCGACGGCACGGTCAAGTGGGAGGACGGGATGGACGCAACCGTGAAGGTCGCGACGCCCGCGGAGATGTGCGCGGCGAAGGCGGCGGGCCAGACCATCCTGCTGTCGATCGGCGGCGCGACCGCGGGGATCGACCTCAGCTCGTCCACCGTCGCCGACCGGTTCGTCGCGACCGTCGTACCGATCCTCAAGCAGTACAACTTCGACGGGATCGACATCGACGTCGAGACCGGCCTGACC
The Kribbella italica DNA segment above includes these coding regions:
- a CDS encoding S1C family serine protease, encoding MTENQPHQPQNQPGNDTPAQGSTYGNQAPQGTPPSYGSSPQERTQQLPTTGYGQHAQQQYAPQGQGRYQGGQFGTTGAHQGASPGTNWPPPFGPQPPAQPERPKPKRRGLALVALTALLVGTAGGVGGAAVYSATNDSSATPSVTAPLNGGQAAPASAPNGSVQQAAAKVLPSVVKIAFTTNQGSGTGSGIVISKDGLIVTNNHVVAGAGQGGELSVILNDGRTVSATVVGTDPLTDLAVIRADAKDLTPAALGSSGNLAVGQGVVAIGSPFGLDATVTSGIVSALNRPVTSGGESENDSTTVFPAVQTDAAINPGNSGGALIDLAGQVVGINSAIKTAGGSGQSEGGNIGLGFAIPIDQAKPIIDELVAKGKATHARLGVQVGNAQSSGGLTQGATLGKVTSGGAADKAGLKSGDVVTAIDGKAIASGDALVAAVRSHRPDDEVTITYNRSGQTGQTAKAKLGSDNGNPTG
- a CDS encoding carbohydrate-binding protein; this encodes MNRRIGTVFASAMAVGVLLASAGLVAQAGPSSVQAACTAAAWAEGVSYPAGATVTYQNRSYAARSAHTAPPGSGWNPVAAPSLWLDQGACDSTPPTTPPPGSATCAVKSRPAGKVLHGYWENWDGAANGVHPPFGWTPITDARIGQHGYNVINAAFPVILSDGTVKWEDGMDATVKVATPAEMCAAKAAGQTILLSIGGATAGIDLSSSTVADRFVATVVPILKQYNFDGIDIDVETGLTGSGNINQLSTSQANLIRIIDGVLAQMPSNFGLTMAPETAYVTGGSVTYGSIWGSYLPIIKKYADNGRLWWLNMQYYNGSMYGCSGDSYSAGTVQGFVAQTTCLNNGLVIQGVTIRVPYDKQVPGLPAQNGAGGGYMAPSLVSQSWNSFNGQLKGLMTWSINWDGSKNWTFGDNVKSLQGR